One genomic segment of Misgurnus anguillicaudatus chromosome 23, ASM2758022v2, whole genome shotgun sequence includes these proteins:
- the LOC129452622 gene encoding uncharacterized protein, with product MFNFFTFNSHCSKFLCVNVAGVDADEIKSVMEGDSVTLFTNVTITQRDNQLLWRFGPNDARIAEIYKQSPPIYDDNNGTFKDKIQLDTHTGSLTITNVSFTQTGDYKLSIINSKGNLYKTFRVSVYPRLPVPLISINSSQCSSSSSSSSSSSSSKCVLLCSVMNVRDVSLSWYKGNSLLSSISVSDLNIRLSLPLEVEYQDTNTYSCVVSNTITKQTQHLDINYVCQQCSGMLTISLMLFGKLILF from the exons atgtttaatttttttaccttCAACTCGCACTGCTCTAAATTTTTATGTGTAAATGTTGCAGGTGTTGATGCAGATGAAATAAAATCAGTGATGGAGGGCGACTCTGTTACGCTGTTTACTAATGTTACTATAACACAGAGAGACAACCAGTTACTCTGGAGGTTTGGACCTAATGATGCTCGCATTGCTGAAATTTATAAACAAAGTCCTCCAAtatatgatgataataatgGAACATTCAAAGATAAAATACAACTGGACACTCATACTGGATCTCTGACCATCACAAACGTCAGCTTCACACAGACTGGAGATTATAAATTATCCATCATCAATAGTAAAGGGAACTTGTACAAGACCTTCAGAGTCTCTGTTTATC CTCGTCTACCCGTTCCTCTCATCAGCATAAACTCATCACAATGTTCTtcatcatcgtcatcatcatcatcatcatcaagctcaaaatgtgtgttgttgtgttcagtgatgaatgtgagagatgtgagtctgtcctggtacaaaggaaacagtttattgtccagcatcagtgtgtctgatctcaacatcagactctctctacctctggaggttgaatatcaggatacaaacacatacagctgTGTGGTGAGCAATACCATCACAAAGCAAACTCAACATCTCGACATCAATTATGTCTGTCAGCAGTGTTCAGGCATGTTAACAATTTCATTAATGTTGTTTGGGAAGCTTATATTGTTCTAG